A single uncultured Methanolobus sp. DNA region contains:
- a CDS encoding PINc/VapC family ATPase, whose protein sequence is MEESSQNRQIIVPDTSAVIDGILSARIRDDGLRDVDIYVPEAVMAELEAQANRGLEIGYKGLEEVQELQRFAETGDIRLFFTGVRPNSDQVKLAKGGEIDALIRETAVELKAKFVTGDRVQSLVAKAKGLDVEFVKPPMEEFGPLLIDEFFTPDTMSVHLKHKVSPMAKRGSIGNVQYMKIRDEPCTYQELKLISRELLDRARSDQESFTEMSFSGATVLQIRNMRIAISTPPFSDDVEITIVRPVASVSLEEYRLSDVLKERIRTQRGILIAGPPGAGKSTFAAGVAIYLKDKGFVVKTMESPRDLQVPDEITQYAPLEGSLENTADVLLLVRPDYTIYDEVRKTKDFETFADMRLAGVGMLGVVHANRAVDAIQRLIGRVELGVIPQVVDTVIFIDKGEIAKVQVLQFTVKVPAGMMEQDLARPVILISDLETGKSEFEIYTYGEQVVVMPLGSEQQRSPSWKLAEGEVKDYISNYASGPVEVEMVADNRAFVRIRDKDMPRVIGKGGKTIDDIERSLGIHIDVRKFEDGEERRPREKKEHHPIIERSRKHVILNVPEAATRDVEVYAGEGFLFSATVGRHGDIKVRADSEISHDIMYALQEGEVIWVKEI, encoded by the coding sequence ATGGAAGAGAGTTCACAGAACAGACAAATAATAGTTCCTGATACCAGTGCGGTCATAGACGGGATCCTTTCCGCAAGGATACGTGATGATGGACTCAGGGATGTAGATATCTACGTACCTGAAGCGGTCATGGCTGAGCTGGAAGCCCAGGCAAACCGCGGGCTTGAGATAGGATACAAAGGCCTTGAAGAGGTACAGGAACTCCAGAGATTCGCTGAGACCGGCGATATCAGATTATTTTTTACAGGCGTCAGACCTAATTCTGACCAGGTCAAACTTGCAAAGGGCGGAGAGATAGATGCCCTTATCAGAGAGACTGCAGTTGAACTTAAAGCTAAATTTGTCACAGGGGACAGGGTTCAGTCACTTGTTGCAAAGGCAAAAGGACTTGATGTTGAATTTGTCAAGCCTCCCATGGAAGAGTTCGGACCCCTTCTTATTGATGAGTTCTTCACACCTGACACAATGTCGGTGCACCTGAAACACAAAGTTTCCCCTATGGCAAAGAGAGGTTCCATTGGAAATGTGCAGTACATGAAGATAAGAGATGAGCCATGCACGTACCAGGAACTGAAATTGATTTCCCGGGAACTGCTTGACAGGGCTCGCTCTGATCAGGAATCATTCACTGAAATGTCATTTAGCGGTGCAACGGTACTTCAGATAAGGAATATGAGGATAGCAATTTCCACACCTCCGTTCTCTGATGATGTTGAGATAACAATTGTAAGACCGGTTGCATCTGTATCACTGGAAGAGTATCGCCTGAGCGATGTGCTTAAGGAGAGAATAAGAACCCAGAGAGGAATTCTTATCGCCGGTCCGCCTGGTGCGGGAAAATCCACTTTTGCAGCAGGTGTGGCGATATACCTGAAAGACAAGGGATTTGTGGTCAAGACCATGGAATCTCCACGTGACCTACAGGTTCCTGATGAGATCACACAATACGCACCTCTTGAAGGTAGTCTTGAGAACACTGCGGATGTGCTGCTGCTTGTGCGTCCTGATTATACTATCTATGATGAGGTGCGCAAAACAAAGGACTTCGAGACCTTTGCCGACATGAGACTTGCCGGTGTGGGTATGTTGGGAGTTGTCCATGCAAACCGCGCAGTAGACGCTATCCAGAGACTTATCGGCAGGGTGGAGCTTGGTGTTATCCCGCAGGTAGTAGATACTGTTATTTTCATCGACAAGGGAGAGATTGCAAAAGTACAGGTGCTTCAATTCACTGTGAAGGTTCCTGCCGGAATGATGGAGCAGGATCTTGCAAGACCTGTAATTCTTATTTCAGACCTTGAGACCGGCAAGAGCGAGTTTGAGATATATACTTACGGTGAACAGGTTGTAGTTATGCCTCTTGGCAGCGAACAGCAGAGAAGTCCTTCATGGAAACTTGCAGAAGGAGAGGTCAAGGATTACATCAGCAACTACGCCAGCGGTCCGGTAGAAGTGGAAATGGTTGCGGATAACCGCGCTTTTGTTCGCATAAGGGACAAGGATATGCCAAGGGTTATCGGCAAGGGTGGAAAGACCATTGATGATATTGAAAGGTCACTGGGAATCCATATTGATGTACGTAAGTTCGAGGATGGAGAGGAGCGCAGACCTCGTGAAAAGAAGGAACACCACCCTATTATCGAGCGCAGCAGAAAGCATGTTATACTCAATGTCCCTGAGGCTGCAACGAGAGATGTTGAGGTCTACGCAGGTGAAGGATTCCTGTTCTCTGCAACTGTTGGCAGACATGGAGATATCAAGGTGAGGGCTGATTCTGAGATCTCACATGATATTATGTACGCCTTGCAGGAAGGCGAGGTCATCTGGGTAAAAGAGATCTGA
- a CDS encoding nucleotidyltransferase domain-containing protein yields MIERAPFLDKEELLPLLREFFLKEESVELAYLFGSVAEDTAGPLSDVDIGVYLSETLTEKERIYKRIDLINELSDLLRSDKLDLLVVNDASPVLSFEVIRPNVTIFSRDENLRVDVECRIMSVYLDWNYYEDRLNRHFLERITGQELS; encoded by the coding sequence ATGATAGAAAGAGCTCCATTTCTTGACAAAGAAGAACTTCTTCCTCTTCTGAGAGAATTCTTCCTTAAAGAAGAATCCGTTGAGCTTGCCTACCTTTTTGGTTCAGTGGCAGAGGACACGGCAGGTCCGTTAAGTGATGTGGATATCGGTGTTTATCTTTCTGAGACTCTTACAGAAAAAGAAAGGATCTACAAACGAATTGACCTGATAAATGAGCTTTCCGACCTGCTGAGAAGTGATAAACTGGACCTTCTCGTGGTAAATGATGCAAGTCCCGTCCTTAGCTTTGAGGTAATAAGACCGAACGTTACCATATTTTCAAGGGATGAGAATCTGCGTGTTGATGTTGAGTGCCGCATCATGTCAGTTTATCTTGACTGGAACTACTATGAGGACAGGTTGAACCGGCATTTTCTTGAAAGAATTACCGGACAGGAATTGTCTTAA
- a CDS encoding class I SAM-dependent methyltransferase, which translates to MSHDNTNVCPVERSGSLDSSLRRWLQNPQKILSPYVSEGMEVLEIGCGPGFFTMDMGRMVGKSGRVLAVDLQEGMLQKVKEKIRLSGEELNIELHKCESDRLGVSGEFDLVFLFYVVHELPDQERFFKELSSLLKMDGRILIVEPPMHVSKKAFDEMLEIAGKAGFVVTGRPKMFPNKVVLLGKD; encoded by the coding sequence ATGTCCCACGACAATACCAACGTATGCCCCGTAGAACGCTCCGGCAGCCTCGATAGCAGCCTCAGAAGATGGCTGCAGAACCCGCAGAAGATACTCAGTCCCTATGTAAGCGAAGGGATGGAAGTTCTGGAAATAGGCTGCGGTCCGGGATTTTTCACAATGGATATGGGAAGGATGGTCGGCAAGAGCGGTCGTGTTCTGGCAGTCGATCTTCAGGAAGGCATGCTTCAGAAAGTAAAAGAGAAGATCAGGCTGTCAGGGGAAGAACTGAACATAGAGCTACACAAATGCGAAAGTGACAGGCTAGGAGTATCCGGGGAGTTTGACCTTGTTTTTCTCTTCTATGTTGTTCATGAACTGCCGGATCAGGAGAGATTCTTCAAGGAACTGTCCTCACTGCTTAAGATGGATGGCAGGATTCTCATAGTCGAGCCGCCGATGCACGTTTCAAAAAAGGCATTCGATGAGATGCTTGAGATTGCCGGTAAAGCCGGGTTTGTGGTTACGGGCAGGCCGAAGATGTTTCCTAATAAGGTTGTGTTGTTGGGGAAGGATTAG
- a CDS encoding Fic family protein, with product MHIEKRKQGNNTKYYLSHSYRVGKKTKKIRHYLGLNLSEEEIGERREEAEEEIMQQMQAKTDLLKFSLTKKEIEKLNEYDRGVEIVHLDVDGWKAFTEKFVFNTNAIEGSTVTPQEVHDLLLHNEDATSSDELEALNVAKTVEFIQNTDEELSVELILKLHMICFEGSKKFAGKLRDVEVVIRNAYGEIVHRGVPRDEIKRELVDMASWYRDNSDELKPLVLAALIHNQFEYIHPFEDGNGRVGRLLLNYVLLKHGYPPINILFEDRGRYYYCLQQYSKENKLEDTLEFLVEQYGKGME from the coding sequence ATGCATATTGAGAAGAGAAAACAGGGAAACAATACGAAATACTACCTGTCCCATTCCTACCGTGTCGGAAAAAAGACGAAGAAGATACGGCATTACCTGGGCCTGAACCTGAGCGAAGAGGAGATTGGGGAGCGCAGGGAAGAAGCTGAAGAGGAGATCATGCAGCAGATGCAGGCCAAGACCGACCTGCTGAAGTTCTCGCTTACGAAAAAAGAGATTGAGAAGCTCAATGAGTACGATAGGGGTGTGGAGATCGTTCACCTTGATGTGGATGGCTGGAAGGCGTTCACGGAGAAATTCGTATTCAATACTAACGCTATCGAGGGTTCGACAGTTACCCCGCAAGAGGTGCATGACCTGCTCCTGCACAATGAAGATGCCACGAGTTCCGATGAGCTGGAGGCTCTGAATGTTGCAAAGACTGTGGAGTTCATACAGAACACGGATGAGGAACTGTCGGTCGAGCTGATACTGAAGCTGCACATGATCTGTTTTGAAGGCTCCAAGAAGTTTGCCGGAAAACTGCGGGATGTTGAGGTTGTGATACGCAATGCCTATGGAGAGATCGTGCACCGAGGTGTCCCGAGGGATGAGATCAAAAGAGAACTTGTGGATATGGCCAGTTGGTACAGGGATAATTCGGATGAGCTTAAACCCCTGGTCCTCGCTGCCCTGATCCACAACCAGTTCGAGTACATCCACCCCTTCGAGGACGGCAACGGCAGGGTCGGACGTCTCCTGCTGAACTATGTGCTACTGAAACACGGTTATCCTCCCATCAATATCCTCTTCGAGGACCGCGGCAGGTATTACTATTGCCTGCAGCAGTATTCAAAAGAGAACAAGCTTGAGGATACGCTGGAGTTTCTGGTGGAGCAGTATGGGAAGGGGATGGAGTGA
- the dcm gene encoding DNA (cytosine-5-)-methyltransferase: MEKRKVHVRVDEDMHRTTKICAAAKNLTMQDYIVEAIASHNSKSPILKESKPEYGTVFTFIDLFAGIGGMRLAFEKAGGKCVFSSENNKFSQETYLKNFGEIPEGDITQIDEKNIPDHDILVAGFPCQPFSIAGVSKKKSLGRDHGFLDKTQGTLFFDIARILEEKRPKAFLLENVKNLQSHDKKRTFAVIKETLEKLDYKIYCQVIDGKYYVPQHRERIFIVGFDREIYGDKEIFSFPEKTEIDHSIKDILEPSVDPKYTLSDKLWQYLQKYAEKHRRKGNGFGFGLVDLDGISRTLSARYYKDGAEILIPQKGKNPRRLTPRECARLQGFPEYFKIVVSDTQAYKQFGNSVVVPVVEDIAKQLITSMNIEKVKISEYVPKVEIECLI; the protein is encoded by the coding sequence ATGGAAAAAAGGAAGGTTCATGTTAGAGTAGATGAGGATATGCACCGCACCACTAAAATATGTGCTGCTGCAAAAAACCTAACCATGCAGGACTATATTGTAGAAGCAATTGCGTCCCACAATTCTAAAAGTCCCATACTGAAAGAGTCAAAACCGGAATACGGGACAGTATTCACCTTCATTGATTTGTTTGCAGGGATAGGAGGAATGAGACTAGCTTTTGAAAAAGCCGGTGGAAAATGCGTATTTTCTTCGGAGAATAATAAATTCAGTCAGGAAACCTACCTCAAGAACTTTGGAGAAATACCGGAAGGTGACATTACACAAATTGATGAAAAAAATATTCCAGACCATGATATACTTGTAGCAGGTTTTCCCTGCCAACCATTTTCAATAGCAGGTGTTTCTAAAAAGAAAAGTCTCGGAAGAGACCATGGATTTCTAGACAAAACACAGGGAACCCTATTCTTTGATATTGCAAGGATTCTTGAAGAAAAAAGACCGAAGGCGTTCTTGCTTGAGAATGTAAAAAATCTCCAATCACACGATAAGAAAAGAACATTTGCAGTAATAAAAGAGACTTTAGAAAAGCTGGACTATAAAATATATTGTCAGGTTATTGACGGAAAATATTATGTTCCACAGCATAGAGAACGAATATTCATAGTTGGCTTTGACAGGGAAATATATGGAGACAAAGAGATTTTTTCATTCCCTGAAAAAACAGAAATCGACCATTCAATTAAAGATATACTCGAACCTAGCGTTGATCCAAAATATACACTCAGTGATAAACTCTGGCAATATTTGCAAAAATATGCTGAAAAACATCGAAGAAAAGGTAATGGTTTTGGATTCGGACTTGTAGATCTTGATGGAATTTCCAGAACCCTTAGTGCACGCTACTATAAAGATGGGGCAGAAATACTAATTCCTCAAAAAGGTAAGAATCCAAGAAGACTTACACCGCGAGAATGTGCAAGGTTACAGGGTTTTCCTGAATACTTTAAAATTGTTGTTTCTGATACGCAGGCATACAAACAATTTGGAAATTCAGTAGTTGTACCTGTTGTGGAAGACATTGCAAAACAATTAATAACTTCAATGAACATAGAAAAAGTAAAAATTTCAGAATATGTTCCAAAAGTGGAGATTGAATGTCTGATATAA
- a CDS encoding type II restriction endonuclease, whose protein sequence is MSDITQKAIDSCINGELAFCKFISANETGTTGSHQVGFYIPHNSYKILFDSQGIKGENKEKSISIKWQDDFETDSRFKYYGKGTRNEYRITKFGRNFPYLKENTIGDLFVIAKKEEESYEAFVLDNEEDIETFLSYFGLSPSDTNRIVKISRHLQLTLTPEDILDRLLGDYVNNLTDDFPSTNEISREAREIYNTTKDTNKCPDRDIFTNPDRELLNWLSIEFELFKAIENNRYSSYINEPLYSVERLIEIANTVLNRRKSRAGKSLENHLVEMFTLHELPFTHQPVTEGKKKPDFIFPGESYYFQDRYKEKLVFLAAKTTCKDRWRQILSEANRIEQKHLFTLQPGISKNQLDEMYESDVILVVPKDYHSYYPTPYRDEILTLNEFISFTKNKCVID, encoded by the coding sequence ATGTCTGATATAACACAAAAAGCAATTGATTCCTGCATTAACGGAGAGCTAGCATTCTGCAAATTTATTTCTGCAAATGAAACCGGAACTACAGGGTCTCATCAAGTTGGTTTCTACATACCTCATAATTCTTACAAAATACTTTTTGATTCTCAGGGAATAAAGGGAGAAAACAAAGAAAAAAGTATTTCTATTAAATGGCAGGATGATTTTGAAACCGATAGTCGATTTAAGTACTACGGAAAAGGAACCCGTAATGAATATAGAATTACTAAATTTGGCAGAAACTTTCCATATTTAAAAGAGAATACAATTGGAGACTTATTCGTAATCGCAAAAAAAGAAGAAGAAAGTTATGAAGCATTTGTTCTGGATAATGAAGAAGACATAGAAACTTTTCTTTCTTACTTTGGCCTATCACCTTCAGACACAAATCGAATTGTAAAAATATCCAGACATTTACAACTTACCTTAACTCCAGAAGATATTCTAGATAGGTTACTTGGAGATTATGTCAATAATTTGACAGACGATTTTCCTTCAACAAATGAAATATCCAGAGAAGCACGAGAAATATATAATACTACAAAAGACACCAACAAATGTCCAGACAGAGATATATTTACTAATCCGGATCGGGAATTACTAAATTGGTTATCTATAGAATTTGAACTCTTCAAAGCTATAGAAAATAACAGATACTCTTCTTACATAAATGAACCACTGTACTCTGTAGAACGATTGATAGAGATTGCTAATACTGTGTTAAACAGAAGAAAAAGCAGGGCAGGGAAATCTCTTGAAAATCATCTTGTTGAAATGTTTACTCTACATGAATTACCTTTTACCCATCAACCAGTCACAGAAGGTAAAAAGAAGCCTGACTTTATATTCCCTGGAGAGAGCTATTATTTCCAGGACAGATATAAGGAAAAACTTGTTTTTCTAGCTGCAAAGACTACATGTAAAGATAGATGGCGACAGATACTCAGTGAAGCAAATAGAATTGAACAAAAACATCTCTTTACACTCCAACCAGGTATTTCAAAGAATCAACTTGATGAAATGTATGAAAGTGACGTAATATTAGTTGTTCCAAAAGACTATCATTCCTACTATCCTACACCTTATAGAGATGAAATATTAACTCTAAATGAGTTCATTTCCTTCACCAAAAATAAATGTGTTATTGATTGA
- a CDS encoding UDP-glucose/GDP-mannose dehydrogenase family protein, protein MKVSIIGSGYVGSVSAACFAELGHEVICIDIDEEKVKQINAGIAPIWEEGLDELLGKYSQKTLIATSDYDYAIENSDASFICVGTPSGEDGSIDLSIVKAASASLGRAIAKKEHYHVVVVKSTVVPETTEKVVLPIVEEYSGKKAGKDFGVVMNPEFLREGKAVYDFMHPDKIVVGAIDERSSFVVSELYRKLDCEITRTNPRTAEMIKYVNNSFLATKISFANEVGNICKQLGIDTYEVMDAVGTDFRIERQFLNCGAGFGGSCFPKDVKALIGKANQIGYAPELLQSVVEVNNRQPLKMIELLQEKIGDLRNKRITVLGLAFKNDTDDIRESRSIPVIDKLMKLGADIAAYDPMAEEGMKKLFHDVAYCKSASEALTEADGCLIMTEWNEFRNLDKEFDLMANRVVIDGRHLINPAKLSTEIDYEGICW, encoded by the coding sequence ATGAAAGTATCAATTATCGGTTCAGGCTATGTTGGTTCCGTCTCAGCCGCTTGTTTTGCAGAACTCGGACATGAAGTTATCTGCATTGACATTGATGAAGAGAAGGTAAAACAGATCAATGCGGGAATTGCACCTATCTGGGAAGAGGGACTGGATGAACTGCTGGGAAAGTACAGCCAGAAGACACTCATTGCCACATCGGATTATGATTATGCTATTGAGAACTCCGATGCTTCATTTATCTGCGTGGGGACACCGTCAGGAGAGGATGGGAGCATTGACCTCTCAATAGTCAAGGCTGCAAGTGCCAGCCTTGGAAGAGCGATTGCTAAGAAAGAACACTATCATGTAGTGGTTGTAAAGAGCACAGTCGTGCCTGAAACAACCGAGAAGGTCGTACTTCCGATAGTAGAAGAATACTCCGGCAAAAAGGCAGGAAAGGACTTTGGTGTTGTAATGAACCCAGAGTTTCTCAGAGAAGGAAAGGCTGTATATGACTTCATGCACCCTGACAAGATCGTGGTTGGTGCTATCGATGAGAGGTCGTCTTTTGTTGTATCTGAGCTCTATCGCAAGCTGGACTGTGAGATCACACGCACCAATCCAAGGACAGCAGAGATGATCAAATACGTCAACAACTCCTTCCTGGCAACCAAAATATCCTTTGCAAACGAGGTAGGGAACATCTGCAAGCAGCTTGGCATTGACACATACGAGGTCATGGATGCCGTGGGAACTGACTTCAGGATAGAGCGCCAGTTCCTCAACTGTGGTGCAGGGTTTGGCGGCTCATGCTTCCCCAAGGACGTTAAGGCACTTATCGGCAAAGCAAACCAGATCGGATACGCACCAGAACTTCTCCAGTCCGTTGTTGAAGTAAATAACAGGCAGCCCCTGAAGATGATCGAACTCCTTCAGGAAAAGATCGGGGACCTCAGGAACAAGAGAATAACCGTACTTGGTCTGGCCTTCAAGAACGACACCGATGATATCAGGGAATCAAGATCCATCCCGGTTATCGACAAACTGATGAAACTTGGAGCAGATATTGCCGCATACGACCCGATGGCCGAAGAAGGTATGAAGAAACTCTTCCACGATGTTGCATACTGCAAGAGCGCATCCGAAGCCCTTACAGAAGCTGATGGCTGCCTCATTATGACCGAATGGAACGAATTCAGGAACCTTGACAAAGAGTTCGATCTCATGGCAAACCGTGTGGTTATCGACGGCAGACACCTCATCAATCCTGCGAAACTTAGCACCGAGATAGACTACGAAGGTATCTGCTGGTAA
- a CDS encoding carboxypeptidase-like regulatory domain-containing protein, which yields MLDDESASVGLPIRIVVLTIIGMIGIYTILSAVTSTPFVPDTMFASSNCSSFNLTGGTGDSPYLTVNVFDNDGRPVGDANVIVWGPSRKIVAGGITDADGEFQYRLLNISLPQGKSEGYLSVKVMQEGYLDYSNDYFLKVKRV from the coding sequence ATGTTAGATGATGAATCTGCATCAGTGGGACTACCCATAAGGATTGTTGTCCTAACGATCATCGGAATGATAGGTATCTATACTATTCTCTCGGCTGTTACAAGTACGCCATTCGTTCCTGATACTATGTTCGCATCTTCCAATTGCAGCAGTTTCAACCTGACCGGTGGGACTGGAGATTCTCCATACCTTACTGTCAATGTCTTTGACAACGACGGGAGGCCGGTAGGAGATGCTAATGTCATTGTGTGGGGTCCGTCAAGGAAAATAGTTGCAGGTGGAATAACGGATGCTGACGGTGAGTTCCAGTACAGGTTGCTGAACATCTCACTTCCGCAGGGAAAATCCGAAGGTTACCTCTCTGTCAAAGTGATGCAGGAAGGCTATCTGGATTATAGTAACGATTATTTCCTGAAAGTAAAAAGAGTGTGA
- a CDS encoding carboxypeptidase regulatory-like domain-containing protein, which translates to MPKIEKLFDDDRAIELPINIVVMLVVGMVALAALVAIIPPPTKNMSVNIVESGEQSAGPTAGNTVIVDSSIANSPFTVDVVISVADPDGYPVRAANVVLRGLGGVATGTTDNYGNCTLTTASPAGAQISLGSNQNEGSMDLTISADGFYDFEKAKAVMVVRTS; encoded by the coding sequence TTGCCAAAGATTGAAAAACTATTTGATGATGATAGGGCCATTGAGCTTCCTATCAATATCGTTGTAATGTTGGTGGTTGGTATGGTTGCCCTTGCGGCACTTGTAGCTATTATTCCTCCTCCAACTAAGAATATGTCAGTGAACATTGTTGAATCAGGTGAACAAAGTGCAGGTCCTACTGCCGGAAATACTGTCATCGTTGATTCTTCAATAGCAAACTCTCCTTTCACAGTAGATGTTGTGATCTCAGTGGCTGACCCGGACGGTTATCCCGTGAGGGCTGCCAATGTCGTGCTCCGGGGCCTTGGTGGTGTGGCAACAGGTACAACTGATAATTATGGAAATTGTACACTGACCACAGCTTCCCCGGCTGGTGCCCAGATAAGTCTAGGTTCTAACCAGAACGAAGGAAGCATGGATCTTACCATCTCCGCAGATGGTTTCTACGATTTTGAGAAAGCAAAGGCTGTAATGGTAGTCAGGACTTCATGA
- a CDS encoding type II toxin-antitoxin system RelE/ParE family toxin: MPYKVSVHQHASKFLNSQDAETKSRLIEGLKKLQDDPLSHDVKKLKGTKGRQDLYRLRIGDYRAIFAIEDDVVYVLEIIPRGYGYKWL, translated from the coding sequence ATGCCATACAAAGTGAGTGTGCACCAGCATGCCAGTAAGTTCCTTAACTCACAGGATGCTGAAACGAAAAGCAGACTAATTGAAGGACTTAAGAAATTGCAGGATGATCCTTTAAGCCATGATGTGAAAAAACTGAAAGGCACAAAAGGCAGACAGGATCTTTACCGTCTGCGCATTGGTGATTACAGAGCTATTTTTGCAATTGAAGATGATGTTGTTTACGTACTGGAAATAATTCCAAGAGGTTATGGATATAAGTGGCTTTAA
- the hisH gene encoding imidazole glycerol phosphate synthase subunit HisH: MKKIVIIDYGLGNLRSVRKGLEHAGANVIISSDPEEIKSADGVILPGVGAFRDAMKNVEVLRNTIDEYVASGKPMLGICLGQQMMLSTSEEGGLTEGLDLVKGRVLRFPHSELKVPHMGWNSITITQKHPIFDGIPDGSFVYFVHSYYVDTTDKNTLISCEYGTEFAAAIVNDAGNVIGTQFHPEKSGDIGLKMLKNFVAMC; encoded by the coding sequence ATGAAGAAGATCGTTATCATCGATTACGGACTTGGCAACCTCAGAAGTGTTCGCAAGGGGCTGGAACACGCAGGTGCCAACGTGATCATTTCAAGTGACCCTGAAGAGATAAAAAGCGCAGATGGTGTTATCCTTCCGGGTGTCGGTGCTTTCAGGGATGCAATGAAGAACGTGGAAGTTCTCAGAAATACCATCGATGAGTATGTGGCATCAGGAAAGCCAATGCTTGGCATCTGCCTTGGTCAGCAGATGATGCTTAGTACATCAGAGGAGGGAGGACTTACAGAAGGACTTGACCTTGTAAAGGGACGGGTGCTCAGATTCCCGCACTCTGAGCTTAAAGTTCCTCACATGGGATGGAACTCCATCACAATTACACAGAAACACCCTATTTTTGATGGAATACCTGATGGTTCCTTCGTTTATTTTGTCCACTCATACTACGTGGATACTACAGATAAGAACACACTTATTTCATGCGAATATGGAACAGAATTCGCAGCCGCTATTGTCAATGATGCAGGTAATGTGATCGGAACTCAGTTCCACCCGGAGAAAAGCGGTGACATTGGCCTGAAAATGCTGAAGAATTTTGTTGCAATGTGCTAA
- a CDS encoding AIR synthase-related protein, translating to MDIEGYAKRGLVNNVPDLEDKLTARILEVKKTNPEHARKLAQATITEAKATLVLKGDVLEPTVSGVTMGEFGVGSRGLGDFYTHEKIAEVIGKTKAVVDTTHLDDSGVVKSEGGEYVILTVDGMHSRLSDYSFLAGFHVARAALRDVYVMGARPVAMLSDIHVADDGDVGKVFDHIAGITAVADLSGIPLITGSTLRIGGDMVIGERMTGGVGAVGVSTTLTSREQTQVGDVILMTEGAGGGTISTTALYYEMHDIVNETINIKFLEACEKLLDSGLVKYIHAMTDVTNGGIRGDAKEISRTAGVKLIFEEKDMRKLVNPRVLEMLEALEIDYLGVSLDALLIIAPEEYAEDIMKTIRSADVEISIIGKVVEGTGAEVIIDGEAKDFTPRFRESAYTPIKKMIGDENPRDFEEMKKAIDRAALSAIEKKRRVVEMVKRK from the coding sequence ATGGATATTGAAGGCTACGCAAAACGAGGGCTCGTTAACAACGTCCCTGACCTTGAAGATAAACTGACTGCCAGAATACTGGAGGTCAAGAAAACAAATCCTGAACATGCACGCAAACTTGCACAGGCAACCATCACAGAAGCAAAAGCAACACTTGTCCTGAAAGGCGATGTACTCGAACCTACCGTATCCGGCGTGACAATGGGAGAATTTGGTGTCGGTTCCAGAGGTCTTGGAGATTTCTACACCCACGAGAAGATCGCAGAGGTCATCGGCAAGACAAAAGCAGTAGTGGACACCACACATCTTGATGACTCCGGAGTGGTAAAGTCAGAAGGTGGCGAATATGTCATCCTCACAGTTGACGGCATGCACTCCAGACTTAGCGATTATTCATTCCTTGCTGGATTCCACGTTGCAAGAGCAGCACTGCGTGACGTATATGTCATGGGTGCAAGACCTGTGGCAATGCTTTCAGACATCCACGTTGCAGATGATGGAGATGTTGGCAAGGTCTTTGACCACATTGCAGGTATCACTGCGGTGGCTGATCTTTCAGGAATTCCACTCATTACAGGCAGCACCCTCAGAATTGGTGGCGATATGGTCATCGGTGAACGCATGACAGGCGGAGTTGGTGCTGTTGGTGTTTCAACAACCCTTACATCACGTGAGCAGACACAGGTAGGCGATGTTATCCTCATGACTGAAGGAGCAGGCGGCGGAACAATATCCACAACCGCACTCTATTATGAGATGCACGATATCGTTAATGAGACCATCAATATCAAATTCCTGGAAGCATGTGAGAAACTTCTGGATTCCGGCCTTGTAAAATATATCCATGCAATGACAGATGTCACAAACGGCGGCATTCGCGGCGATGCGAAGGAGATATCCAGAACAGCAGGAGTCAAGCTCATTTTTGAAGAAAAGGATATGAGAAAACTTGTCAACCCAAGAGTCCTTGAAATGCTTGAAGCATTGGAAATAGACTACCTTGGAGTTTCCCTTGATGCACTGCTCATCATCGCACCTGAAGAGTATGCAGAAGACATCATGAAGACCATCAGAAGCGCAGATGTGGAGATTTCAATAATCGGAAAGGTTGTTGAAGGAACCGGAGCAGAAGTCATAATCGACGGAGAAGCAAAGGATTTCACACCGCGCTTCAGGGAATCAGCATACACACCCATCAAGAAGATGATAGGTGACGAGAACCCACGTGACTTTGAAGAAATGAAAAAGGCCATTGACAGGGCAGCGTTAAGTGCTATTGAGAAGAAGCGCCGCGTTGTTGAAATGGTCAAAAGAAAGTAG